A stretch of the Vitis riparia cultivar Riparia Gloire de Montpellier isolate 1030 chromosome 13, EGFV_Vit.rip_1.0, whole genome shotgun sequence genome encodes the following:
- the LOC117927487 gene encoding uncharacterized protein LOC117927487, whose translation MAGLISKRLTSRLLKPYHSASVISSSTFFIYQNPNPNPNPFFDLSPQDLNSKFSKQNPLNPEPICGFQTSQDLKPTNFKLHSSKFYSTFSTQFKKPSPFAQLSHQNPLIPKSISGFQDLQNPKPSNFDLLFTRSYTSSSTKVGNPYPNWASDAKPKYFSTSDPSPDSDKPQNREFKHQEIEGPTVERDTSALANETREVLGLQMKTIHSLSTALALLGLVQLALGAWISYITRASPMPEVTIQSIVAFGFPFSMAFMLRRSLKVMDFFRKMEDLGRLQILTLTLQIAKNVNLFFVRVRGVSILCVAGLSVGLLYAVLLR comes from the coding sequence ATGGCTGGCTTAATCTCAAAGAGACTCACCTCTAGGCTTCTAAAACCCTATCATTCTGCTTCAGTTATCTCATCTTCCACCTTCTTCATCTACCAAAACCCTAATCCTAATCCTAACCCCTTTTTCGATTTGTCCCCTCAAGATCTGAATTCCAAGTTCTCAAAACAAAACCCATTGAACCCAGAACCCATTTGTGGATTTCAAACATCACAAGACCTTAAACCGACAAATTTCAAGCTTCATTCAAGCAAATTCTACTCTACTTTCAGTACCCAATTCAAAAAGCCTAGTCCCTTCGCCCAGCTCTCCCATCAAAACCCCTTAATCCCAAAATCCATTTCTGGGTTTCAAGATTTACAGAACCCTAAACCCTCAAATTTTGATCTTCTTTTCACTAGATCATACACTAGTTCCAGTACCAAAGTTGGAAACCCTTACCCTAATTGGGCATCAGATGCAAAACCCAAATACTTCTCAACATCTGATCCATCTCCTGACTCTGATAAACCCCAAAACCGTGAATTCAAGCACCAAGAAATAGAAGGACCAACTGTAGAACGTGACACCTCAGCTTTGGCCAATGAGACCAGAGAAGTTCTAGGACTGCAAATGAAGACCATCCATAGCCTGAGCACTGCGCTTGCTCTTCTGGGTCTGGTTCAGCTCGCTTTGGGAGCTTGGATTTCATACATTACTCGGGCCTCGCCGATGCCAGAGGTTACAATCCAGAGCATAGTTGCATTTGGGTTCCCGTTTTCGATGGCATTCATGTTGCGGAGATCGTTGAAGGTGATGGACTTCTTCAGGAAAATGGAGGATCTGGGTAGGTTGCAGATTTTGACTCTGACCCTTCAGATTGCAAAGAATGTGAATCTTTTCTTTGTTCGGGTTCGTGGGGTTTCAATCTTGTGTGTTGCTGGTTTATCAGTTGGATTACTATATGCTGTTCTGTTGAGATGA